The Carassius gibelio isolate Cgi1373 ecotype wild population from Czech Republic chromosome B22, carGib1.2-hapl.c, whole genome shotgun sequence genome window below encodes:
- the hoga1 gene encoding 4-hydroxy-2-oxoglutarate aldolase, mitochondrial — protein sequence MFATRSFSLLCRRSAVSAWRNTSQSAAKKRLDISGIYPPIATPFTQSEDVDYQRLDDNLKKYSNLPFRGLVVQGSNGEYPYLTPEERVQVVKRVKQTLPEDQLLMAGSGCESTRATIQMSQRMADAGADCLLVVTPCFYRGRMDSRALINHYTKVADSSPVPVVLYSVPANTGLDLPVDAIIQLSQHPNIVGLKDSGGDISRIALVVQKTRSQGFQVLAGSAGFLMAAYAVGAVGGVCALANVLGQQVCDLAQLCVSGRWDEARELQYRLIEPNTAVTRQYGVPALKQAMEWFGYHGGVCRSPLQPLSKADLEQLQVKFSSNGWL from the exons ATGTTTGCGACACGAAGCTTCAGTCTTCTGTGCAGGAGATCAGCTGTTTCAGCATGGAGAAACACAAGTCAGAGTGCTGCGAAGAAGAGGCTGGATATAAGTGGGATTTATCCTCCCATTGCCACCCCATTCACCCAGAGTGAAGACGTGGATTACCAACGACTGGATGACAATCTCAAGAAGTACAGCAACTTACCTTTCAGAG GTCTGGTAGTGCAGGGCTCTAATGGGGAGTATCCATACCTGACGCCGGAGGAGAGGGTCCAGGTGGTGAAGAGAGTCAAGCAGACGCTGCCTGAAGACCAGTTACTCATGGCTGGGTCTGGCTGTGAAT CCACCAGAGCCACGATCCAGATGAGCCAGCGAATGGCAGACGCCGGTGCTGACTGTTTGTTAGTGGTAACACCGTGCTTTTACCGCGGTCGAATGGATAGCAGAGCTCTAATAAACCACTACACTAAG GTGGCAGATTCCAGTCCGGTGCCAGTTGTGTTGTACAGTGTGCCAGCAAACACGGGACTCGACCTGCCTGTGGATGCAATAATTCAACTTTCCCAGCATCCAAATATCGTCGGCCTCAAAGACAGCGGTGGAGAT ATCAGCAGAATAGCTCTGGTTGTGCAGAAGACCAGATCGCAGGGTTTCCAGGTTCTGGCAGGATCTGCCGGTTTCCTCATGGCTGCATACGCTGTCG GGGCCGTGGGAGGTGTGTGCGCCCTCGCAAATGTCCTGGGTCAGCAAGTGTGTGATCTAGCGCAGCTGTGTGTTTCAGGACGCTGGGACGAGGCCAGAGAGCTCCAGTATCGCCTCATCGAACCCAACACAGCA GTAACGCGTCAGTATGGCGTTCCCGCTCTGAAGCAAGCGATGGAGTGGTTTGGATATCACGGCGGTGTGTGCCGGTCCCCGCTGCAGCCTTTATCAAAGGCAGATTTAGAGCAGCTTCAAGTCAAATTCTCCTCCAATGGCTGGCTGTAG